Proteins found in one Leguminivora glycinivorella isolate SPB_JAAS2020 chromosome 4, LegGlyc_1.1, whole genome shotgun sequence genomic segment:
- the LOC125225677 gene encoding sodium-coupled monocarboxylate transporter 1-like isoform X2 — MYGTQYAFIMFSIFLMSIVMTQIYLPVFHELKITSNYEYLSMRFDNRVRLFGSILFTFTLIGWLPIVVYVPALAFNQVTGVDIHIITPIVCLVCIFYTSAGGLQAVVWTDVIQITAMLGAMALVAIKGTLDVGGFGVVWQRNMDSGRIELPNWDPSPTARHTIWNLVFGGVIYWLQANSVSQAMVQRYLALPTLRGAKCAVILFCIGISTIYCFCLYCGLLIYARFHDCDPLTTKLAKQKDQLLPLLVMDVLGDIPGLPGVFVAGIFSAALSSLSTSLNSMSAVVLEDFYKPFFKKQLTDRQTNWLMRGVVVLLGLVSLALVFVVEKMGTILQLTMTLESMTMGPLLGVFTMGILMPWVDASGALTGGASGIATMATWCLSAQFAIARGAITHKHKPLTTAGCAYNYTITAVPDVPVNVDEVNPILRVSYMWYTLAGLLVTVAVGASVSRVNRACGAAYVPPAPKLLAPQLRRLYKDPPHPSEEPYIKAFGNNKEANQVNSSSINMKPISECEEVS; from the exons ATGTACGGAACGCAGTACGCATTCATCATGTTTTCCATTTTTCTGATGTCCATTGTGATGACTCAGATCTATCTTCCCGTATTCCACGAACTTAAAATCACTTCCAACTATGAG TACTTATCAATGAGATTTGACAACAGGGTACGACTATTTGGATCGATTTTATTTACGTTTACTTTG ATAGGCTGGTTACCGATTGTAGTTTACGTGCCTGCATTGGCTTTCAACCAAG TTACTGGAGTTGACATACATATTATCACACCGATCGTGTGCTTAGTCTGCATATTCTACACAAGTGCA GGTGGCCTGCAAGCTGTGGTATGGACGGATGTGATCCAAATAACTGCCATGTTGGGAGCGATGGCCTTGGTAGCCATCAAGGGTACCCTCGACGTGGGTGGATTTGGAGTCGTATGGCAACGCAATATGGACTCCGGGAGGATAGAATTACCTAA TTGGGACCCCAGCCCCACGGCGCGGCATACAATATGGAACCTTGTGTTCGGCGGGGTGATTTACTGGTTACAAGCCAATTCAGTCAGCCAAGCCATGGTTCAGCGGTACTTGGCGCTGCCGACTCTACGTGGAGCTAAATG TGCAGTAATACTGTTCTGCATCGGTATATCCACTATTTACTGCTTTTGCCTGTACTGTGGGTTACTCATCTACGCGAGATTCCATGACTGCGATCCACTAACGACCAAG TTGGCGAAACAGAAGGATCAACTACTGCCACTGCTTGTCATGGATGTCCTCGGTGATATCCCTGGATTGCCCGGTGTCTTTGTGGCTGGCATATTCAGCGCTGCTTTGAG TTCTTTATCTACAAGTCTGAACTCAATGTCAGCGGTGGTACTAGAAGACTTCTACAAACCATTTTTCAAGAAGCAACTCACGGACAGACAAACCAACTGGCTGATGAGGGGAGTCGTTGTGTTGTTGGGCTTAGTAAGTTTAG CCTTAGTATTTGTCGTGGAGAAGATGGGGACCATTCTGCAACTGACAATGACCTTGGAATCAATGACCATGGGCCCATTGCTGGGCGTGTTCACCATGGGCATTCTGATGCCGTGGGTAGATGCCTCT GGAGCGCTGACAGGCGGCGCCAGTGGTATAGCGACGATGGCGACCTGGTGTTTGTCTGCACAGTTCGCCATCGCCCGAGGAGCTATAACACACAAACACAAACCTCTCACGACGGCGGGGTGTGCCTATAATTACACTATCACTGCCGTCCCGGACGTCCCTGTTAATGT TGACGAAGTAAACCCCATTCTCCGCGTATCCTACATGTGGTACACCCTCGCCGGTTTGTTAGTCACCGTCGCTGTAGGCGCGTCAGTGTCGCGTGTGAACCGCGCGTGTGGCGCAGCGTACGTACCCCCGGCGCCGAAGCTTTTGGCCCCGCAGTTGAGGAGACTGTATAAGGACCCGCCACATCCGAGTGAAGAACCGTACATAAAGGCTTTTGGAAATAATAAG GAAGCCAATCAAGTGAATTCGTCCTCTATAAATATGAAGCCCATCTCTGAGTGTGAAGAAGTGAGTTGA
- the LOC125225677 gene encoding sodium-coupled monocarboxylate transporter 1-like isoform X1, producing the protein MGHLHGDLNEMVHQMQRFSWVDYVVFVLMLAISALVGIYWGFMKKQTTQSDYLLGGRNMKVVPVAMSLVASFVSGITLLGSPTEVYMYGTQYAFIMFSIFLMSIVMTQIYLPVFHELKITSNYEYLSMRFDNRVRLFGSILFTFTLIGWLPIVVYVPALAFNQVTGVDIHIITPIVCLVCIFYTSAGGLQAVVWTDVIQITAMLGAMALVAIKGTLDVGGFGVVWQRNMDSGRIELPNWDPSPTARHTIWNLVFGGVIYWLQANSVSQAMVQRYLALPTLRGAKCAVILFCIGISTIYCFCLYCGLLIYARFHDCDPLTTKLAKQKDQLLPLLVMDVLGDIPGLPGVFVAGIFSAALSSLSTSLNSMSAVVLEDFYKPFFKKQLTDRQTNWLMRGVVVLLGLVSLALVFVVEKMGTILQLTMTLESMTMGPLLGVFTMGILMPWVDASGALTGGASGIATMATWCLSAQFAIARGAITHKHKPLTTAGCAYNYTITAVPDVPVNVDEVNPILRVSYMWYTLAGLLVTVAVGASVSRVNRACGAAYVPPAPKLLAPQLRRLYKDPPHPSEEPYIKAFGNNKEANQVNSSSINMKPISECEEVS; encoded by the exons ATGGGGCACCTTCATGGAGATTTAAATGAGATGGTGCATCAAATGCAAAGATTTTCCTGGGTGGATTACGTAGTGTTTGTGTTGATGCTCGCGATAAGTGCTCTAGTTGGTATTTATTGGGGTTTCATGAAGAAGCAGACGACCCAGAGTGATTATCTGCTGGGCGGAAGGAATATGAAGGTCGTTCCTGTTGCTATGTCCTTGGTGGCTAG TTTTGTGTCAGGAATAACGCTCCTGGGATCTCCGACTGAGGTGTACATGTACGGAACGCAGTACGCATTCATCATGTTTTCCATTTTTCTGATGTCCATTGTGATGACTCAGATCTATCTTCCCGTATTCCACGAACTTAAAATCACTTCCAACTATGAG TACTTATCAATGAGATTTGACAACAGGGTACGACTATTTGGATCGATTTTATTTACGTTTACTTTG ATAGGCTGGTTACCGATTGTAGTTTACGTGCCTGCATTGGCTTTCAACCAAG TTACTGGAGTTGACATACATATTATCACACCGATCGTGTGCTTAGTCTGCATATTCTACACAAGTGCA GGTGGCCTGCAAGCTGTGGTATGGACGGATGTGATCCAAATAACTGCCATGTTGGGAGCGATGGCCTTGGTAGCCATCAAGGGTACCCTCGACGTGGGTGGATTTGGAGTCGTATGGCAACGCAATATGGACTCCGGGAGGATAGAATTACCTAA TTGGGACCCCAGCCCCACGGCGCGGCATACAATATGGAACCTTGTGTTCGGCGGGGTGATTTACTGGTTACAAGCCAATTCAGTCAGCCAAGCCATGGTTCAGCGGTACTTGGCGCTGCCGACTCTACGTGGAGCTAAATG TGCAGTAATACTGTTCTGCATCGGTATATCCACTATTTACTGCTTTTGCCTGTACTGTGGGTTACTCATCTACGCGAGATTCCATGACTGCGATCCACTAACGACCAAG TTGGCGAAACAGAAGGATCAACTACTGCCACTGCTTGTCATGGATGTCCTCGGTGATATCCCTGGATTGCCCGGTGTCTTTGTGGCTGGCATATTCAGCGCTGCTTTGAG TTCTTTATCTACAAGTCTGAACTCAATGTCAGCGGTGGTACTAGAAGACTTCTACAAACCATTTTTCAAGAAGCAACTCACGGACAGACAAACCAACTGGCTGATGAGGGGAGTCGTTGTGTTGTTGGGCTTAGTAAGTTTAG CCTTAGTATTTGTCGTGGAGAAGATGGGGACCATTCTGCAACTGACAATGACCTTGGAATCAATGACCATGGGCCCATTGCTGGGCGTGTTCACCATGGGCATTCTGATGCCGTGGGTAGATGCCTCT GGAGCGCTGACAGGCGGCGCCAGTGGTATAGCGACGATGGCGACCTGGTGTTTGTCTGCACAGTTCGCCATCGCCCGAGGAGCTATAACACACAAACACAAACCTCTCACGACGGCGGGGTGTGCCTATAATTACACTATCACTGCCGTCCCGGACGTCCCTGTTAATGT TGACGAAGTAAACCCCATTCTCCGCGTATCCTACATGTGGTACACCCTCGCCGGTTTGTTAGTCACCGTCGCTGTAGGCGCGTCAGTGTCGCGTGTGAACCGCGCGTGTGGCGCAGCGTACGTACCCCCGGCGCCGAAGCTTTTGGCCCCGCAGTTGAGGAGACTGTATAAGGACCCGCCACATCCGAGTGAAGAACCGTACATAAAGGCTTTTGGAAATAATAAG GAAGCCAATCAAGTGAATTCGTCCTCTATAAATATGAAGCCCATCTCTGAGTGTGAAGAAGTGAGTTGA